One window of the Deltaproteobacteria bacterium genome contains the following:
- a CDS encoding ATPase, whose product MQKKNNKKSSLNDPGTGLPYIAGERSDKTGDLPSQKDLEKEISDYLSEKYGGRIRVVSQMVFPWQTKPDGTDRKEGTDSGKGPKIRFNLKPEELEAYLNRYVVKQDMAKAILATKICTHFNRITYLQEKGKDPHSIGNIKNNIILIGPTGVGKTYLIKLIAAKLGIPFVKGDATKFSETGYVGGDVEDLVRDLVQEADGDLERAQYGIVYIDEIDKIASSHHIIGPDVSRAGVQRALLKPLEETEVDIRTPHDPISQIEAIERYRRTGKREKHSLNTRGILFIVSGAFEGLSEIIRNRLRKKGIGFGAEIDTQDEIEWLRHVKPQDLVEYGFESEFVGRLPVIAILEELSEQDLFEILCNPNNPVIMSKRQDFRAYGIDLKFEEDALRLLARQAYQEHTGARALVSVVERVLLPFEKKLPSISISFLVVTGSMVNNPEEELQRLLGNLNDEARLRRYQAMLAEEKQILISRIEQEELPNWKDSKLKLTPKRLDLVAHLSLKEDLDFKEASEKVQIWIEQIKSYEASFFRRCGLRINLEEDAVDSLLYSCLDDSSNLYTQCERLCNILEYGLTLIREKTAQNVFNISAEAVDNPELYINRLIRTCY is encoded by the coding sequence ATGCAAAAGAAAAATAATAAGAAAAGCTCTCTGAATGATCCGGGCACGGGACTTCCTTATATCGCCGGCGAGAGGTCTGACAAGACCGGGGATCTGCCATCACAAAAGGACCTGGAAAAGGAGATAAGTGACTATCTTTCCGAAAAGTATGGAGGCAGAATACGGGTAGTGTCACAGATGGTCTTTCCCTGGCAGACAAAGCCTGACGGCACCGACAGGAAAGAGGGGACTGATTCCGGGAAGGGCCCGAAAATAAGATTTAATCTCAAGCCGGAGGAGCTCGAGGCCTACCTGAACAGATATGTAGTAAAGCAGGACATGGCAAAGGCCATCCTGGCAACAAAGATATGTACTCATTTTAACAGGATCACATATCTTCAAGAAAAGGGGAAAGATCCCCATTCGATCGGAAACATAAAAAATAATATAATCCTCATAGGTCCTACCGGGGTTGGAAAGACATATCTTATCAAGCTGATAGCCGCAAAACTGGGCATACCTTTCGTAAAGGGCGATGCCACAAAGTTCAGTGAGACAGGTTATGTGGGGGGAGACGTAGAGGATCTGGTCCGTGACCTGGTCCAGGAAGCGGATGGTGACCTTGAAAGGGCACAGTACGGGATTGTCTATATAGATGAAATTGACAAGATTGCGTCTTCTCACCACATAATCGGTCCGGATGTCTCCAGGGCCGGGGTCCAGAGGGCCTTATTAAAACCTCTTGAGGAGACCGAGGTGGATATCCGTACCCCTCATGATCCTATTTCCCAGATAGAGGCCATAGAAAGATATCGCAGGACCGGAAAGAGAGAGAAGCACAGCCTCAATACGCGCGGTATATTATTCATAGTGAGCGGCGCCTTTGAGGGACTCAGCGAAATAATAAGAAACAGGCTCAGAAAGAAGGGTATAGGCTTTGGAGCAGAGATCGATACACAGGATGAGATAGAATGGCTGCGGCACGTAAAGCCACAGGACCTTGTCGAATACGGCTTTGAGTCCGAGTTCGTTGGGAGACTCCCTGTTATTGCCATTTTGGAAGAACTCTCGGAGCAGGATCTCTTTGAAATACTGTGTAATCCGAACAACCCTGTTATCATGAGCAAGAGACAGGACTTCAGGGCCTATGGAATAGACCTCAAATTCGAAGAAGATGCCCTGAGGCTCCTTGCCCGTCAGGCCTATCAGGAACATACAGGGGCAAGGGCCCTTGTAAGCGTGGTGGAAAGGGTACTGCTGCCCTTTGAAAAGAAGCTGCCCTCAATCAGCATATCTTTCCTGGTTGTGACCGGCAGTATGGTTAATAATCCGGAAGAAGAGCTTCAAAGGCTTTTGGGGAATCTAAATGACGAGGCAAGGCTGAGAAGGTATCAGGCCATGCTTGCCGAGGAAAAACAGATCCTGATTTCCCGTATTGAGCAAGAGGAGTTGCCCAATTGGAAAGACTCCAAGCTTAAGCTCACACCTAAGAGGTTAGACCTGGTAGCCCATCTCTCCCTGAAAGAAGATTTGGACTTTAAAGAGGCCAGTGAGAAGGTACAAATATGGATAGAACAGATAAAGAGTTATGAGGCCTCTTTCTTTAGACGTTGCGGCCTGAGGATTAACTTAGAAGAAGACGCGGTGGACAGCTTGCTGTATAGTTGTCTGGACGATTCTTCCAATCTATATACCCAGTGTGAGAGATTGTGTAATATTCTTGAATACGGTCTCACTCTCATAAGGGAAAAGACCGCACAGAATGTCTTCAATATTTCGGCTGAAGCAGTGGACAATCCGGAGCTGTACATCAACCGACTTATTCGTACGTGCTATTAA